The DNA sequence GATGCCAATCTTGAAGAGGCTTCCTATTTATGTGTGAACGCACGCATGAATAATGCAGGGCAAACCTGCATCGCGGCCAAACGGTTTATCCTGGTTGGTCACCACAAAAAGGAATTTGAAAAATATGTTGTTGAAAAAATGAGCCGGAAAAAAATGGGGGATCCGTTGGACCCTCATACAAACATGGGCCCCATGGCCAGAAGTGATTTGCGAAAAAATCTCCACCGTCAAGTACAAAAAAGTATCAAGGCCGGGGCTCGGTGTTTACTTGGAGGGCAGCTTCCTCAAGGGGTCGGTTTTTATTATCCGCCCACGGTGTTAACCGGTGTTTCTAAAGACATGCCTGCCTACAGTGAAGAATTATTTGGCCCCGTGGCTGTTATTTTTTATGCCAAAAATGAAAAGGAAGCCATCAAGCTTGCCAATGACACATCTTACGGCTTGGGTGCCTGTGTTATCGGAAAAGATATAAATCATGCAGAAAAAGTGGCCAAACAGATGGAAGCGGGAAACTGTTTTGTGAATACAGCGGTTAAATCAGATCCAAGACTTCCCTTTGGGGGGATAAAAAACTCGGGTTTTGGACGTGAATTGGGAGTTTTTGGGACAAGAGAATTTGTGAATGTAAAGACGATGTATGTAAGATGACGTAGGGGCGGCGCTAACGCTGCTCCCTGAGCGAAGTCGAAGGGAGAACACCTTGGCCCCTCGACTTCGCTCGGGGACCAGAAGCTGCTACCAGATCATTTGGGTTTGCAGTTTTTATTTTTACAGATCAACCGATCCAAACTAATAGGCCCTGCCCCATTTGTCATAAAAAACAAGGCCACCATCAAAAGAGTCAGGGGATATTCATACCCCCCATTTTGAGCCAGCAATCCTTTGGCCCAATGCACTTTAAAGATGGCTACGGCCATGGTGCAAGCCACTCCAAAAGCGGCAACCGGGGTAAGTAAACCGACAATAAGTCCAAGCCCACCTAAAAATTCACCCGCAATGGCCAGGTAAACGGCGATTTGAGGATTGGGAATACCCATGTTGGTGAAGGCTTCCACGATTTGGGGAATGCCATTTAGTTTTTGCCACCCATGAACGGTCATAATAACGCCGACAACCACTCTTAAAAGTGTCAAGGCAAGAGGCCCCAGTTTAGTGCAAAGTGTTTTTGGACACATAAAACTCCTTTTGATGAGATTAAAAATTTAAAGGGTACAAAAACAAAAGCCCAAACTAACAAACAAAATGTTTCTCGTTTGGGCTGTGTTTTAAAAGAGCGATCAAGAATATGAATTACTCAGGAGCGCCTTCTGGAGCAGGGGCTTCTTCAGCGGGGGCTGCATCAGGAGCTGGCGCTGGTTCGGGTTGGGCTTGGGGTTCGGTTGCAGGAACTTCAGAGGCAGGCTCTTCACCTTTCTTGCAAGCATTTAAACTTAATAAGGCCACCAATCCAAACACAGCCAAGAGTGCAAATAGTTTTTTCATGAGAAATCCTCCTTAATAGGGTTATTAATTGTACGGGAAGATAGGGGGAAAGATCCTACTTGTCTACTTTTTTTTAAGAGGTTTTTAAAGGGTACCGTTTTAGGGGTTGATTTTTTTGGTGGACCCACTAAAAGGTCAAAGCTTATGGCCGTTCCATTATCACAAGGGTTAAGGGTTTTTAGTTATGTCATGAAGCAAAAAATCAAGGGGGTGAAGCGCTATCCCTTGGTATTGATGCTAGAGCCCCTTTTTCGTTGCAATCTGGAATGCAAGGGGTGCGGCAAAATTCAATTCCCTGAAGAAACCTTGAATCGACGATTGTCCGTGGAAGAATGTCTTCAAGCAGCCCAAGAATGTGGGGCTCCGATGGTTTCCATTCCTGGAGGAGAACCTTTAATTCATCCCGAAATCCAGCAAATTGTTGAAGGGCTCATCAAGCAGAAGCGTTATATTTATCTTTGTACCAATGCCCTATTGCTTGAACGCAAGCTTCATTTATTCAAACCCTCAAAATATCTTACTTTTAGCGTTCACTTAGATGGCCTTAAAGAGGAACATGACAAGGCCGTATGCCGTGATGGTGTTTTTGAACAGGCTGTTAAGGCCATCAAAGCGGCCAAGGCCAATGGTTTCCGGCTTACCACCAATACCACCCTTTTTGATGGGGAAAACCCCGAGCGTGTACGCGCGTTTTTTGATTTTGCCATGGAGTTGGGCATTGAAGGCATGATGGTCTCGCCTGGGTATGCTTATGAAAAAGCCCCGGACCAGGAACATTTTTTGCGTCGTGAAAAAACCAGGAATTTTTTCCAACAAGTGTTCAAAGACCGCAAGCCCAGCTGGAAATTTAATCAATCCCCTTATTTTTTGGAATTCTTGATGGGTAAAAAGAATTACCAATGCACACCCTGGGGCAACCCCACACGTAATATCTTTGGCTGGCAAAAACCCTGCTATTTGCTGGGGGAAGGTTATGCAAAAACCTTTAAAGAACTCATGGAATCCACAGAATGGGACAAATACGGCACCGGTAAGAATGAAAAATGTGCCGACTGCATGGTCCATTGCGGGTACGAACCCACCGCTGTCATCGATGCCTTCTCTTCCGTCAAAAACTTTATTGAAGTGGCAAGGGCTTCGGTGTGATATTTGTTGACATATTAATAGTATTCTATTAATTTATACGCATATCTAATTTTATCTATATACATTAACTATTATGAATATGTTAGCCATTAACCCATTTCGTCCTGGAGCAGGACATCTTCCTCCTTATTTAGCGGGACGTGAAAACGAAAAACATGAGTTTGCCCAGATGCTTACTCAAAAACCGGTTCTTACTAATCTTGTTCTTACTGGGTTACGCGGTGTGGGTAAAACGGTTTTATTGGAGACATTCAAACAAATTGCTATTCAACAAAATTGGCTATGGGCTGGTACTGATCTTTCAGAATCGGCAAGTGTCAGTGATGATAGTATTGGTATCAGGATATTAGCTGATTTAGCCCCGTTAGTAGCGGGCATTAAAGTCAATGAAACTGAAACACGTCGTATTGGTTTTGCAGTCGAATCAACGAAGTCTCCTATTTATCTCGATTTTTCTCTTCTTAAACGAGTTTATGACCAAACTCCCGGATTGGCTTCGGACAAATTAAAAGCCGTACTGGAACTTGTGTGGACATGCCTTAAAGGCAGCCATTGTCAGGGGATTATTTTAGCTTACGATGAAGCTCAAAACTTAAGTGATCAGGCTGCAAGCCAACAATACCCCTTATCTCTTTTGTTGGATGTTTTTCAGTCAATCCAAAAAAAGGAAATACCATTTTTCCTTGTATTAACAGGACTCCCCACTTTGTTTCCAAAACTTGTTGAAGCTAGAACTTTTTCAGAACGTATGTTTCATATCATGACCCTTGGTCGTCTTAATGAAAATGAAAGTCGTGATGCTATTTTAAAACCAATGGAACAAACAAATTCACAAGTGCGTTTTAGTTCCGTGGCAACGCAAGAAATTGTGAAATTTTCGGGAGGGTATCCTTATTTTATTCAGTTTTTATGCCGTGAGATGTTTGATTCTTACCTTCAACAAAAATCTGGAGGAAAGGTTAATCCGAATGTTACGGTTTCCGGGATGGTACGAAAACTTGACACCGATTTTTTTGCGGGTCGATGGAATCGTGTGACAGACCGTCAAAGAGTACTTTTATCTGTTATTTCCGAGCTTCCCCATTGTGATGAAGAATTTTCTGTTCAGGATGTTGTAGAGAAGTCGCGTGAGGTGCTTCCCAAATCATTTAGTGCCAGCCATATTAATCAGATGCTGGTAAAACTGGCTGACAATGGCCTTGTCTACAAAAATAGGCATGGCCGCTACTCATTTGCAGTTCCCTTACTTGGGGATTTTATACGCAGGCAACGTGAAGAAGAAATATGATGATCAAAAAAAGAAAACCTTCACAACCTGAAATGTGGCTTAACCTTCAACAAGGTTATGATTCATGACCTTTGACCTATCCCAAAAACTCTTTGACGAAGCTCAAAAACACCTTGTGGGCGGAGTAAATTCCCCTGTACGAGCCTTTAAATCCGTGGGGGGGACGCCGCTTTTTATTACGCGTGCCAAGGGTTCTAAAATTTGGGATGCCGATGGGAATGAGTACATCGATTACGTGGGAAGTTGGGGGCCGGCTATTTTAGGGCATGCTCATCC is a window from the Deltaproteobacteria bacterium GWA2_45_12 genome containing:
- a CDS encoding hopanoid biosynthesis associated radical SAM protein HpnH; the encoded protein is MAVPLSQGLRVFSYVMKQKIKGVKRYPLVLMLEPLFRCNLECKGCGKIQFPEETLNRRLSVEECLQAAQECGAPMVSIPGGEPLIHPEIQQIVEGLIKQKRYIYLCTNALLLERKLHLFKPSKYLTFSVHLDGLKEEHDKAVCRDGVFEQAVKAIKAAKANGFRLTTNTTLFDGENPERVRAFFDFAMELGIEGMMVSPGYAYEKAPDQEHFLRREKTRNFFQQVFKDRKPSWKFNQSPYFLEFLMGKKNYQCTPWGNPTRNIFGWQKPCYLLGEGYAKTFKELMESTEWDKYGTGKNEKCADCMVHCGYEPTAVIDAFSSVKNFIEVARASV